The Pseudodesulfovibrio sediminis genome includes the window CCGCGGCAACTCTTCATCGCGCCAACGAAAGACCGGAGAAACGGTTCTGTTCTCCGTGGGCACGGCCTTGGCACTGCACATCTCCGTGAACATGAGACCGCATCCGCCATATTCATCGAGCAACCGGCGATAGGCGATATGCCCCAGCCCGGCCATGGGCGCGAGCCACAGCCGGTTTGCCACGGGCTTGCCGCCAATGGAAAGAGGACGGTTCAGGCGTTCGTCCAAAGAGGGACGTTCAGACATGTGCGAGGCAGTCATGGTATGCTTACAGGCCGAGGTCCCGGGCCAGTGTCTCGGCCTGCACCAGATCGTCAGGCCCGTTGACATTGAAAAACGAAACATGATGCGGATCACCTGCGGCCAAACGATCGAGCGGAACCGTCTTGACCTGCACCTGATCAAAAAAGCGGATGATCTTGTAGTCCTCGCGCTTGAGCTGGTCCTCGATAAACGGGAGACACCGCTTGGAGTACACCGCGCTAAGCGGCTCCATGTACCCGTCTTCCTTGATGGGGATGATTACGTCCATGTCCGGGGTCGCTTCCGCAAGCAGCAGCGCTATCAGCCCACCCTGCACGAACGGGGCATCGCACGCCGAAATGAATCCGTGGGAGGCGGTCATGGCGTCCAACCCCGCATGGATGCCTGTCAGGGAACTGCGGGCTGCAAAGCGATCCTCGGCAACCACATGCCCGTAACCGGCAAAGTCCGCCCTGTCCCGGGCCGAGATGACGATTTCAGAAAACAACGGTACATACACGGCCAGCAGCCTGTCCAGCACGGTCCGACCGCCAATTTCCATGAACGCCTTTTTCACGTACCCCATACGGGAGCCGAGCCCTCCGGCCAAGATGATACCTGCGATGTCCATGACCGCACGGTAGATCAAGCCGTGACAAATTGAAAGGGTCCACAAACGGGATGCAAGCGTGTATGCTCCCTCCATGTGGACGACGCTCAAACTCATCGGCCTCCTGGCGCTCTGTTATGGCGCCATCATTGTCTGGATGTATTTTTCCCAGCGGGGGATGATCTATTTGCCCCGGCAGGCGCTGGTGGCCACGCCGGACGAAATTGGACTGCCCTTTGAAGACGTTCGTCTGACCAACCGGCTGGGCACGGAAATACACGGCTGGTGGCTCCCCGTAGAGCATCCCCGCTTCACCCTGCTTTTTTCCCATGGTAACGGCGGCAACATCTCCCATAGGCTGGAGTCGCTCCGCATTTTTCACGACCTCGGGCTCAACGTGCTCATCTATGACTATTCGGGGTATGGCCAGAGCCATGGTGAACCGGGTGAGACCGCCACACAGGCTGATGCGCGGGCCGCCTGGGACTGGCTCGTCGAGAACCGGAAAGTCTCCCCCGACTCCATCATCCTGTTCGGACGAAGTCTGGGAGGGGCAGTCGCGACAGCACTGACCGCAGAGCTGGCAGAGACCCACGCGACGCTCCCGGCGGGCTTGATCCTTGAATCCACGTTCACCTCGGTGCCGGACATGGGCGCTTCTCTCTATCCGTGGCTTCCCGTGCGATACCTGGCCCGGTATCAGTATGACAGCGAGACCGCGCTGAGCGCACTCGACGTCCCCGCCCTATTCCTGCACAGCCGTGACGATGACGTGGTGCCATACACGTTGGGGCACAGGCTCTTTACAAGGTACAAGGGCCGAAAATCCTTTGCCGAACTGCAGGGCGACCACAATACCGGGTTTCTTGAAACAGGGCAGTCCTATGCCGGGGCACTGGACAGCTTCCTGGCGACCTTGGCCCAATAAGCGGATGTCCACGACACACACCCGACGATCAAAACCCTGCCCATTTCCCCGAAAGTAGGAAAAAGATGCCGGACCATTCACCGTGTCGAAAATTCAACACCCTGAATTAACATCCTATTTTAATTAGCGCATGGCTTTTGCTGTATGTCCTCCAGCCAGCAAGGAGGAACACATATGACTGCTATTGAACAGACACAGATGGTGCAGACCAATACGGTCTCCCGCAAACGCATACAGGAACTGAAGGCGCGTGCCGCAGAAGGACTGGACGATGCCATGGACGCAGTGGCCAGAAACCTTGGCCGCGAAGAGGCCCGTGAAGCGGAAAACAGCCTTTCCGGCCTGAGTGCCCAATTGGCCACCCAGGAAGGTGCCATACACCTGTTGGACGCCGCCAAGGTCGCCGACCTTATCAGCGACCCTTTTGAAGACGATTAATCACTGCCGAAACCGTGAATTTTCATTGGTCGGACATGCCTGAGACAGGCATGTCCGACTTTGTGCTTGCCTTTTGTATGGGCAGGTAATAGATTGGCATAATTACATCTTCTCTTTTTCCTGTGTCCCTGCGCGGTGACGTGACGCCCTCTGAAAAGTATCTTCAGTTTTATCTTCAATAGAGACTGTATGTTGCATGCCCCCGGCCCTTTTTCGGGCCGGAAACGCTTGCGCGCACTTTCTGCAAAGGGTATAAATGAATCAAAGGCTGGGTACCCGAAAACGGGGTTGGATTGAACTAATAACGGAGGGTGGGAGGAAATAGAAACCGATTTCTTCGAAAATACATATGGCGAATTGAGTCGCCACACTCCAAGAAAGAGCAACGTGCGCCACAAATAAACGCATCAGGCCGTCATAAAGTGTATAATTTGAAATGTCAGGCCCTGATACAAAGCCGGAGAATCCGGCCCGGCGCACATTTCTTGTGCGTATCTCTCCTCCCATTCTTCACGATATTTTCATTTACCTTGACACTATTTAAGCAAACAGTGTTAACAATCCCCCACGGGGATTCTCTTTGCGTACGCAATGACTTGGAGAAAAGACACGCAATTTACAACTTGTTCGGATGGACTATATCATGACGGAAAACGGCGCATGCATTGATGTTGAACAGATAACGAATATAATAAAAACCAATGGTGTCCAGAACGACGCCGATTGGATGGCCATCATACTTTTCGTCCGCAACCTACTGACAAAACTAACAGTATATACGGAAGAGAAAAAGGCCGAAATCCAACGCGAAATATGCACGCAGCTCGCTCAGAAGGATTTTTCCGACACGCACCTTGAAACCATTATCGCGATGCTCGACATGTATATCATGCAGAACATCGGCTCGCTGGAGCTGGAAGAAGCCCTTGCCCAGGAAAAACGGTCCGCCGCCCTGCTGCTCAACGAGATGAACGATATCGTCGCCTCAATGCAGGGATCCCACGAACGCCACCAGAGCAAGCTCGACAGTTTCAAGGATGAGACCGTCAGCGTCATCGAAGAGTGCAACAAAAAATCACTGATCATCTCCAAGGTCCGCGAAATGTTTCAGGGACTCATTGTCGAGTTCCAGGAAGAAGCCCGCGCGCTCAATGAAAAAGCGCAGCAGTTCGAACAGACCGCCAACTTCGACCCGCTGCTGACCGACCTGCACAACCGCCGCGCTCTGGAGATATTCCTCCAGGCCGCAGCCATGGAGTACGAAAATACCGGCGAACCGTTGTCCATGATGATGATCGACGTGGACCACTTCAAGACGGTCAATGACACCTGTGGTCATCAGGCGGGCGACGATGTCCTGCGCGCCCTGGCGCACATCATCACGGCTCATGCCATCCAGTACAGCGGCTTTGCCGCCCGATACGGCGGCGAGGAGCTCGTCATCATCATGAAAGGCCTTACCCAGGAGATGGCGAGCATCAAGGCCGAAGCCATCCGAGCCGATGTGGAAAACTATGATTTCCGCATTCGCACCGACGGACAGCTTGCCGAGCACTCCCTGCGATTCACCGTGTCCATCG containing:
- the mobA gene encoding molybdenum cofactor guanylyltransferase; translation: MSLSVVHMEGAYTLASRLWTLSICHGLIYRAVMDIAGIILAGGLGSRMGYVKKAFMEIGGRTVLDRLLAVYVPLFSEIVISARDRADFAGYGHVVAEDRFAARSSLTGIHAGLDAMTASHGFISACDAPFVQGGLIALLLAEATPDMDVIIPIKEDGYMEPLSAVYSKRCLPFIEDQLKREDYKIIRFFDQVQVKTVPLDRLAAGDPHHVSFFNVNGPDDLVQAETLARDLGL
- a CDS encoding alpha/beta hydrolase; protein product: MWTTLKLIGLLALCYGAIIVWMYFSQRGMIYLPRQALVATPDEIGLPFEDVRLTNRLGTEIHGWWLPVEHPRFTLLFSHGNGGNISHRLESLRIFHDLGLNVLIYDYSGYGQSHGEPGETATQADARAAWDWLVENRKVSPDSIILFGRSLGGAVATALTAELAETHATLPAGLILESTFTSVPDMGASLYPWLPVRYLARYQYDSETALSALDVPALFLHSRDDDVVPYTLGHRLFTRYKGRKSFAELQGDHNTGFLETGQSYAGALDSFLATLAQ
- a CDS encoding GGDEF domain-containing protein, which translates into the protein MTENGACIDVEQITNIIKTNGVQNDADWMAIILFVRNLLTKLTVYTEEKKAEIQREICTQLAQKDFSDTHLETIIAMLDMYIMQNIGSLELEEALAQEKRSAALLLNEMNDIVASMQGSHERHQSKLDSFKDETVSVIEECNKKSLIISKVREMFQGLIVEFQEEARALNEKAQQFEQTANFDPLLTDLHNRRALEIFLQAAAMEYENTGEPLSMMMIDVDHFKTVNDTCGHQAGDDVLRALAHIITAHAIQYSGFAARYGGEELVIIMKGLTQEMASIKAEAIRADVENYDFRIRTDGQLAEHSLRFTVSIGVAEMHKGWNAGSLVGAADKAMYQAKNTGRNQVRRAPEIS